A segment of the Pan paniscus chromosome 9, NHGRI_mPanPan1-v2.0_pri, whole genome shotgun sequence genome:
CTTCTCTAACTTTCCTTATTGTTATTCAGCAGGTAAGTCAAAGGCCTCAGTTGATATAAATGGCTGGCAACAATTTCACTGAGGTTACTGTCTTCATCCTCTCTGGATTTGCAAATCACCCTGAATTACAAGTCAGTCTTTTCTTGATGTTTCTCTTCATTTATCTATTCACTGTTTTGGGAAACCTGGGACTGATCACATTAATCAGAATGGATTCTCAGCTTCAAACCCCTATGTACTTTTTCCTGAGCAATTTTGCATCTATTGACATATTTTATTCCTCTACTGTAACACCTAAGGCATTGGTGAATTTCCAATCCAATCGGAGATCCATCTCCTTTGTTGGCTGCTTTGTTCAAATGTACTTTTTTGTTGGATTGGTGTGTTGTGAGTGTTTCCTTCTGGGATCAATGGCCTACGATCGCTACGTAGCAATCTGCAATCCCTTACTGTATTCAGTAGTCATGTCCCAAAAAGTGTCCAACTGGCTGGGAATAATGCCATATGTGATAGGCTTCACAAGCTCGCTGATATCTGTCTGGGTGATAAGCAGTTTGGCGTTCTGTGATTCCAGCATCAATCATTTTTTTTGTGACACCACAGCTCTTTTAGCACTCTCCTGTGTAGATACATTCGGCACAGAAATGGTGAGCTTTGTCTTAGCTGGATTCACTCTTCTTAGCTCTGTCCTTATCATCACAGTCACTTATATCATCATCATCTCAGCCATCCTGAGGATCCAGTCAGCAGCAGGCAGGCAGAAGGCCTTCTCCACCTGCGCATCCCACCTCATGGCTGTAACTATCTTTTATGGGTCTCTGATTTTCACCTATTTGCAACCTGATAACACAACATCGCTGACCCAGGCGCAGGTGGCATCTGTATTCTATACGATTGTCATTCCCATGCTGAATCCACTCATCTACAGTCTGAGGAACAAAGATGTGAAAAATGCTCTTCTGAGAGTCATACATAGAAAACTTTTTCCATGACAAATTTATGTATGTTACAATTAAAACAAAGGTGGATGGCTTCAGGAATTCAGTTATGCCAACAACTAGGAAAATAGTAGAGTAACCTCAAAAAGCATAACACAAACTAAATGAGAACTTAGAGTCTTGAAGTTTGTGAAttgaattattatttcatttgtttatatgGACCACTAACTCACTGTATTTGGAGGTCAATTCAGCATATAAATTATTCAGACATAGACATGTACAAGGAAATAAGAGGCACCTGAACATGCATATATAAGCATGCCATCACACCGaaacatgtttaaaattattacattaaGAACATGCAATTTTTGTCATTCTGTGCCCAGCTTATATCacataactggattgtttgtattagattgttgcaaaagtaattgtagttttttgtcattaaaaaagaaaacagcaaaaacatCAATTactttgcaccaacataataacTCGATGGATAAATGCTTGATAACAAGGATAACCCATTCTCCattatgtgcttatttcacattgcatgtctgtttcaaaatatctcatgtactcaataaatatagacatctactatgtacccacaaacattaaaaataaaaaaaaccttaaaaagtaaaaaaaaaacattaaattgaCAATATAAACTTACACAGTTTTCTCAGCTACTAGTAAATTGAGAATAAGAAATTGGAAGATTAAGAGATAAGAACAGTTAAATtttacaagaaatataaaatgctgATCACCCGAAAGCTAAGAGTCCAgaactaaagaaacaaacaaaaataaaaaagcaatattaGCCACAGGGAAAAATAAACGATTGAAGTAATTTCAGTGCAAACACTaatggaacaacagacaccaggcaGTATGGAGAAATCTCTTGATAATATGGAGTCATTTGCCCCTAACGGTTAAGTTCTTGATCATGTATGTATGAACACGATTTTTTTTACATAGAAAAGTGAtcagtttatggcatttttttctaataaaaacagCAGAGTTTAATTTCTCATAGAATGTCTCACTAGCTGAGGCATAATCCCTAGATCATTTtggatttatacagattcttgcATCACCAAATCAAACAAAAAGACATTGTTAAATCTACAgtattaaaggaagaaaatgtgtgtgtatgtgttcgtgtgtgtggGGTGGAGAGATGGTGCTTTTCTTGCAAAGAGACTTAAACCTGATTTAACGAACTCTCCCAGGTGTTGCTAGAAGGTAACCATTGAAAAAGTTTTATCAGTACCGCCTTTCATgtctatgaatgaatgaataattatcAGAGTTGGGCTATCATATGTATGTTGAAAGGAATTGAAGATTAATTTGATGAggctcttttaaaagaaaatgtacgtGCTTATAATATTACTCTCCAGCAAGATTGTAAGCTCTCTGAGAGAAAAGTTTGCCTTTTCTTATTTGTGCACTTCATAACAACTAGCAAATGTATCAATACGAAgtatataagtaaatattttcttttgttttcgtTTGTGTGTGGAAGCACAGTGATGAATTCATTAGGGCCACAGTGTCTGTCTTACtcatatttgtatatttctttggTGCAGTTTTGTACA
Coding sequences within it:
- the LOC100971765 gene encoding olfactory receptor 8I2 — encoded protein: MAGNNFTEVTVFILSGFANHPELQVSLFLMFLFIYLFTVLGNLGLITLIRMDSQLQTPMYFFLSNFASIDIFYSSTVTPKALVNFQSNRRSISFVGCFVQMYFFVGLVCCECFLLGSMAYDRYVAICNPLLYSVVMSQKVSNWLGIMPYVIGFTSSLISVWVISSLAFCDSSINHFFCDTTALLALSCVDTFGTEMVSFVLAGFTLLSSVLIITVTYIIIISAILRIQSAAGRQKAFSTCASHLMAVTIFYGSLIFTYLQPDNTTSLTQAQVASVFYTIVIPMLNPLIYSLRNKDVKNALLRVIHRKLFP